In one window of Poriferisphaera corsica DNA:
- a CDS encoding TlpA family protein disulfide reductase, whose protein sequence is MKFHKRFTNKYLSLCVLLISTLTLTACSGESQPSQADSAKGVPPELLDQPAKTENQLPDISSEGLQEIIKNAAAKNQVVVVDFWATWCVPCIEMFPKIHQGLQPLVDQQKVRLITVSFDANIEPYRSRAIDFLNKNHALQDAYIAPTSDIQESIVDAMGENWNDLVVPAILIYDKQGNLASEFMQGGVAPQIIQTATDLANQPAS, encoded by the coding sequence ATGAAATTTCACAAACGATTTACTAATAAATACTTATCACTTTGTGTATTGCTAATATCAACCCTCACACTTACCGCCTGCTCAGGTGAATCCCAACCATCGCAAGCTGATTCTGCCAAAGGCGTTCCGCCCGAACTGCTTGATCAACCCGCTAAAACTGAAAATCAGCTCCCTGACATCTCCTCTGAAGGCCTGCAAGAGATCATCAAGAATGCCGCCGCCAAGAATCAGGTAGTTGTTGTCGATTTTTGGGCCACCTGGTGCGTTCCCTGCATCGAAATGTTCCCCAAAATCCATCAAGGCCTGCAACCCCTCGTCGATCAACAGAAAGTCCGCCTCATCACCGTCTCATTCGACGCCAATATCGAGCCATACCGCTCGCGAGCCATTGATTTCCTCAACAAAAACCATGCACTTCAAGACGCATACATCGCACCCACCTCCGATATCCAGGAATCCATCGTGGATGCCATGGGGGAAAACTGGAACGACCTCGTCGTCCCCGCTATTCTGATCTACGATAAACAAGGCAATTTGGCCTCCGAATTCATGCAAGGTGGTGTCGCACCACAGATCATTCAAACCGCGACAGATCTCGCCAATCAACCTGCCTCATGA
- a CDS encoding class I SAM-dependent methyltransferase: MPKKLNMKERYSAKLYDLWASFYDHTFGQLVHSRQKHAVKQIRPKPGEFILDIGVGTGMTLPHYPKNCTVVGMDLSGGMLEKAAEKIQENNLTHCSLVQGDAMFPPFAPQSFDHIIITHTISVVSEPAKLLRWAETLIKPTGRIVILNHFQSANPFIGWWEHILNPFFLKIGWRSDLPLDECLEDSKLHTLYHYKISLFDFWQIVVLSPTNRHDPEDEHAPQSQSSALSDSQISPSIN; encoded by the coding sequence ATGCCTAAAAAACTCAATATGAAGGAACGCTACTCTGCAAAGCTCTACGACCTCTGGGCTTCCTTCTACGATCACACCTTCGGCCAACTCGTTCACTCACGACAAAAACACGCTGTCAAACAAATCCGACCCAAGCCCGGCGAATTCATCCTCGATATCGGCGTCGGCACCGGCATGACGCTCCCCCACTACCCCAAAAACTGTACCGTCGTCGGCATGGATCTCTCCGGCGGCATGCTCGAAAAAGCAGCCGAAAAAATACAAGAAAATAATCTCACCCACTGCTCACTCGTTCAGGGTGATGCCATGTTCCCCCCCTTCGCCCCGCAATCCTTTGACCACATCATCATCACCCACACCATCTCCGTGGTCTCCGAACCCGCCAAGCTCCTGCGTTGGGCCGAAACCCTCATCAAACCCACAGGCCGCATCGTCATCCTCAACCACTTCCAATCCGCCAACCCCTTCATTGGATGGTGGGAGCACATCCTCAATCCATTCTTCCTCAAAATCGGTTGGCGTTCCGACCTCCCACTCGATGAATGCCTCGAAGACTCCAAACTCCACACCCTCTACCATTACAAAATCTCACTCTTTGACTTCTGGCAGATCGTGGTCCTTTCCCCCACCAACCGCCATGACCCCGAAGATGAACACGCCCCGCAATCGCAATCATCAGCTTTGTCTGATTCTCAAATCTCACCCTCGATCAACTAA